CAGGAATAACTTGGGCTATAGATACGATAATAGTTGGTATTGTTCTCATAAATTGTGGAAGCTTATTTAATTTTAAAGAATTAGTTGGATTGCCATTTATAATAGCATTTTTAAAAGATTTATTTTCATGTATATTATTAAATATAGATATGATACGCAAAAAAAAATTTAACCATATATTAAAGTATATTTTAGATGGAAAGGTTAAAATTTTAATTTTAGGATCGATTTTGGGTGGACCAATTGGCATGACTCTTTATATAGTAAGCATAAGGTTTATATCTCCTGAAGGGGCGGCTAATATATCTGCAATATATCCAATAGTTACTGCAATATTATCTTCTATAATTATTAAAGAAAAACTTAGTTTTAAAAGTAAATTAGGAATTATTTTTAGTTTTATAGGAGTTTTTATAGTTGGATATAGTAAAACACAATGTAATTTCAATTTTATAACAGGGATTGGTATATTATTGGTTATTATTACGATTTTGTGTTGGGCATTGGAGAGCATATTGTATTCTTTTCAAGTGTCCAAAGTGTTAGAGTTAAGTTCTATGGAAGCACTAGCTATACGTGAACTTGTAGCTGTAATA
This Clostridium novyi NT DNA region includes the following protein-coding sequences:
- a CDS encoding DMT family transporter, producing the protein MKNKKNISGFILGSMSGITWAIDTIIVGIVLINCGSLFNFKELVGLPFIIAFLKDLFSCILLNIDMIRKKKFNHILKYILDGKVKILILGSILGGPIGMTLYIVSIRFISPEGAANISAIYPIVTAILSSIIIKEKLSFKSKLGIIFSFIGVFIVGYSKTQCNFNFITGIGILLVIITILCWALESILYSFQVSKVLELSSMEALAIRELVAVIVHVFIMVFICSRDINVIKVVMNIYPLILLTSCISLLSYLLWYKSIDLIGPSKATTLNVTYVLWVVIFQVVIFSQNIKFNFILGSIIIFIGSIFMINSEFQ